The stretch of DNA tttttgttatttacaaGCTTGTATCGATGGTAGTCTTCAATCTTCGTGGGCTTCAATTATGTCTGCATGAATTAAAGGTTACTCTTCTATGTTAGTTTCAGTTACACAAATGTAGAGctgctgataaaaaaaaagttacacaAATTTAGAGTTGgaactttattataatttaaatgtgGTTTTTTTTCCTAGTTTTTGCTTTTCTATTTGATAGTGcaataagatataatatattcatttttgaaGATcttgctattatttttttttataagtaaacaaattttattgatcaaagaattaGGCGAAGTCCAATACAAATTCACGAACAACTATATGCCCTAATTAAGAAGGCGCAAAAGAGACAAGAAAGTCATGTAGGTCCATGCCGTTGAAATCAACAACAATGGCCCAGGTACATAGAGTACTGTAAAATAAAGCTATAAGTTCCTCTATCGATCTATCGTTGTCTTCAAACGTCCACGCATTGCCCTTctgccacaaacaccacatgatgcaaatagaaatcatcttccaaaccgctttaatCTGCTGCATGTCTCCTATATTTGTCCAGCTGGCCAGCATTGCCACTACAGCCTTCGACATAACCCAAGCCAGCTCTACTCTACTGATCACCCTCATTCCACAAAATCCTTGttgtctcacaatgtagtaggaGATGGTCCACCGACTCGCCCCCTCccctacacatgcaacaccaatttGTTATGATAACCCTCATTTTCCTCAAGTTATCGGTTGTAAGGATCTTGCCCAAAGATGTCCACAAGAAGAATGCAACTTTGGAGGGCGCCTTGTGTCTCGAAAGTCTTCTCCAAGGAAATTGAATGTTGGACTCTTGAGTGAGAGCGTTATAAAAAGAGCGAACCGAAAATACACCTTTCCCGATGGGTGACCACCACAACCCATCTTCTCGTTGATTGCTTGGTTTAACGGAGTACAAAAGGTTGTAAAAATCAGCAAAACTGCTCATCTCCCGATCTTGTGCTGCTCAACTAAAACTGATATCCCAATGGATCTTCCCACCCGATAACCCCATGACATGAGCCATTGCAACGTCTTTAGCTCTAGCAAATAGTGAAGGAAATGAATCTTGTAGGGAAGTATCACCGCACCATATATCATTCCAGAATTTAATCCTGGAACCCTCACCCAATTGGAGTTGAGTATGTTGAGTAAAGAccccccatcctcttctaatgtgtttccataacCCACTCCATAGGCTCCTCTAACTTTTTTAGAACTCCATCCCCTCCATATGTCTCCATATTTGTGCTCAATCACCACCTTTCATAGGGCTTCTGGTTCTTTgttatatctccacaaccattttttGAGTAGTGCCCGATTAAAAATCCTCACATTTCTAATACCCTAATCATCGTAGGAGATAGGACGACTTACCGTTTCCCACTTCACtagatggaatttgaattcCTCCCTCAAACCACCCCACGAGAAGTCACGTTGGAGTTTCTCAATTCGGCATGCCACACTTGCCGGTATgggaaaaagtgataaaaaaaaaataagttggcaagttagaaagtgtactcttGATCAAGGTAATCCTgccacctttcgacaagtacattctcttccatctCTCTAGTTTCTTCTCTATCTTTTCAATCACTGTCTCTCATAAAGAGGACGCCCTGGCAGCCACCCCCAACGGAAGTCCTAGGTACGTCAAAGGAAGGGAGGCTATCTAACACCTCAACGTGCTAGCCAGCTACCGTATATTAGGGACATCTTCAATTGAAACCATCTCTGATTTATTtaagttcactttcaacccGGATACTGCTTCAAAGTAAAGAAGCAAGGCCTTCAAAACTCAAACCTAGTTTTGATGTGGCTTAAAGAAAAAGTGTGTCATCTGTAAACaacaaatgagatattttaatgaTTCCCCTATCCGGGGTTCCAATGGAAAAGCCATTCACAAAGCCATTATTAACCAAATCATCCTGCTTAAACCCTCCATCACAAAGACAAACAGCAAAGGCAAAAACTGGTCGccttgtcttaggcctcgtGAGCTATGGAAGAAACCAACTGGGCTACCATTTATCAACACAGAGAATTTCACCGTTGATATGCACCAATGGATCCACGACTACCACCTCTCACCAAAACAGCACCTCCCAAGAAGGTAGAGGAGAAAGTCCCAGTTAACGTGATCATACGGCTTCTCCATGTCAATGCAAATGATCCCTGCTATGCCAACCTTCAATCTATTGttcaaacattcattagcaataagaaaCGCGTCTAGAATTTGCCTACCtttaacaaaggcattttggaGTTTGATGATGATCTTCCCCACTACCTCATTTAGTCGATTTGCAAGCACTTTGGATATGATCTTATAAACCCCATTCACTAAGCTAATGGGTAGAAACTCCTTAACCTCATTAGCCCCCACCTTCTTTGGGATCAATGTGATGAAAGTGGTATTTAAGCTTCTTTCAAGTGATTGATTTGACTTATTTATGAGAAGCTAATTTTCTGAAGtgtatttttttgtatggaccAAGTGGTACGCCAAATATGCAACTGTACCTTGTGATCCACGTGTTGGATCATGTGTTCCGCACTTATAGAAAGATCACGCATTCAAAGACATTTGATtcctatatttaaaattaatgacaatgctattgtttattttttttgataagtaaataagtagctttattgaatagaatgaaactaggcaaagcccaagtatacaagaagtatacaaagtgagacacctaattacattctagtgagctgaaaagaagatagaaactcatggacattcccacccttcaatacaatagcagaaaccactttaaaagagagaatacaaaaaaaatccagatttcCCCCACTGTACGCTCTTTGTTACTAAAACACCTATCATTCCTTTCtgaccataaacaccacattaagcacaaaggtatCATACGCCACGCTGCTGCCAATTGTGCACTGATATGCCTCCTGTTCCAGCACGCTAGTAGTTCCAACACActcttaggcattacccaactCAGTCCTGCTCTATCAAGGATACCATCCCATAATTTCctcgccacctcacaatgctATTGTTAGTATTTCAACAGATCGGAGTTAGTTTTGATATTTCATGGTTCGCTTTTTTGTTTAATGGAGTATGTAGTTGTAGTGCAATAAAATTGTCCAGGGAAAGAGCATAGGTGTGTTTTTCTCATGCatggttaattaatattttttaattttgctatTAGTTAGGTTCTTGGGAGGAGAGATTTAGATACTTTCCTAACTAGGTTCCTGGGAAGGGAGATTTAGATACTATCCTAACTTCAGATTTTTGCTGTTGTGGTTCTCAGAAAATGAACCACTGGATTGTCCTTGACTGCTCGAGAGACCTAAAATGCACTAGGCAGTGgcttttattgataaataaataaatgtttattttataactAGAGGAGACATTGGGATCTCACATGGAATGGAAAGATGTTCTTCATGATAAACTTTTGGAGGCTTCTTGTTTAAAGAGGAAAAAGGCAATTGaacttagaaaatatatttacttatcaaaagaaagtGCTTGCCCAAAAAAGGGGGCAGAAGATCTAGGGAGCCAGTTAGTGTTAAGTATGTCCAAGCTTGACAATAGCAATGGAGATTTGGTACGGAGATGCCTGGGGTGCGACGATTAAGAGTTGATCCACCTGCAGTCACAAGTAAGCAACTCAAACCACTGCTATGCCTATACTTGATGCTGGCTCCATACGGATGCCTTGGGTTTGTAGAGATCTCGATAAGAAATTTATATCAAGTAACCAGAAAGAGATCTTAATCTGAAAAGGTAATAATAACTAACAAGAATACTTTTATCAAATACTTGGGTAACATCTATTTGcttgattcaataaaattttatcttataaaaaaattatttataagattatttttttataggtaaaagaaaatttattaatagaaatgaaaatagaCTTATTCCAAGTTCATAGGACGTATAAAAGGGAAAACACCTGTCAATAACTAGAAAtagatacaagaaagtcatgaaaattgaGTTCGTTTAGATGTGTGATATCCCAtttgataaggataagggtaggtggtgtatgagatcccatattgcttaggaagaagaagttcttgctctttataaggttccaatggggcttcagttgtatcattgattaatcattttggagtatagatcatatggtttgggccttctattagGGCGTTACGAGATCTATAGCAATTGCCCATGACATTAGTGTATCAAAGAAGAAACGTCTAAGTTCATCCAATGAGCGTTCCTTGTATTCAAAGTTTCAATCATGATTTTCCCTCCAGATGAACCACAGTAGACATATGGGaaccccttgggtgcaaacaaaaTCTCTAGGGACTGGGggatttttcctttgaattacTCGAGGTGCACGTGCAGGAAACTTCTTGCGGAGGGCCTCTGCACCCCTAGGATTAGTTGGAACACTattctcggacacccggtgccaataaaaaaaaaattccatgatATGGCAATTGCTGGGTTGCTGTGTAGACCTTTCCAACTGGTTAAAAGGTCAACTACCCTCCTAGGCATAACTCATACTAGccccacttaaaaaataatactcctatcaaataatgataataatacttataaaaaataacaactaCAATAAGAATAGCAATAGTAATTATCTTTCACACCAATGTCATCTATCAGAGTTAGATGTTGCCTTGCAAGATATTGTTGATACAGATATTGCTTTTTTTGCCTGATATATTACATTTTCTGGTTCACCTAATGGTTTGGAACCCAGAGTTCAGGCTGTAATTATTGACACCAATTTTGGGCTTGTTTGCAGGTATCGTATACAAAGTGATAAAAAAGTTGCTGTCTGTAGCATACATCCATCCGAACAAGCCACACTGCAGTGCCTTGGTTGTGTTAAGGCCAAAATTCCTGTTGCCAAAAGTTATCATTGCTCTCCTAAGTGCTTCTCAAATGCATGGCAACATCATCGTGTTTTACATGACCGTGTTGCAAGTGCTGtaaatgaaaatggaaatgaagaGGAAGAGTTGTTTGGGCGCTTCAATAGTTCAGGATCTGCTGCTAGCTTATCTGGTTCTGCATCAACTCCTAGCTTGACTAATGGTTCAGCACCTTTGTATCCTGCTGCTGTTACACAGAGGAGTAGTGGTGAAACTTGGTTTGAGGTTGGACGCAATAAAAGATATACACCAACAGCTGATGATATTGGCCATGTTCTTAAGTTCGAATGTGTTGTAGTAGATGCTGAAACAAAACTTCCTGTGGGGCATGCCAACACTATATTAACTTCCCGTGTAATTCCAGCTCCCTCGCCTAGTCCACGTGGTTTAATTCCCGTGAATGGAGCTGATCTGATGGGGAATCTAGATTCAGATGGCCGTGTTTCGTCCTCTGGAACTTTTACTGTGCTCTCATACAACATTTTGTCTGATGCTTATGCTACAAACGATATATACAGTTACTGCCCCTCTTGGGCTCTTTCCTGGCCTTACCGCAGACAAAATTTATTAAGAGAAATAGTTGGCTACCGTGCAGATATTGTTTGTCTTCAGGAGGTATGCAAACCAAATTTCAGTCATTGTATGGTGAGAAATATTTGGGTTTGACCAGTGGTGCCGTGGTAGAAAGTTTGCAAATTTCAGGTTAAAGCCTTTTTTTTAGGGAAGCTGTTGTACTCAATGGAGGTGTAAAGAAGCTGAAATTACTAATATTCGGCATTTTGAGATGTGATTTTAGATCTctgtttttcacttttagctacAAAATCTTGAGTGCTTATTTATGCATCTGACCATTTTTAAAGACCTAAATGACCCTtaggttttgaaatttttttgctAATGCTGAAGCTGAGATACTAGTTTTGGTTTCCTttaattaaatctataaatGTGGGATCTATTTGGTATTTTTGAAGTGGCGTGCATGTTTTGAAGGGGATTCATTTGCttccttttatatatgttattttttatgagtaattcgTTTGCTGCTGTTACTGTGTTCTTGTAAATTATCAATGCTGCATGCAATAGGAAGACATGATCCTCCTATGCTATGTTACAGTGTTCTTCTGAATTAACAATCATAATGCGGCAGAACTTGGATTGGAAATTGCCTTTGAAAACTTATAATTTGAGAAAAGGGCATGTTTGGTTAGTGAAAgagatttctttaaaaaaaaattcagatttgttttgtattgaattttgtgaaagtgGGTAGGTGAGAGCTTGTTTaggtaaaaaaattttgagatgtaTTTGTATTGGGGTTtgtgaaagttttttttataggtaatcaagaagtaaattggggtttgtgaaattagatatgttgaattgaaaagttgtttggataaaaattttgtcaggttttgtgaaagttgtttcgattttgtgtttttttaacaaaatcttAGGCAAATGATTGGTGAAACACTTATTTGAGAGAgatttatttttggtgtttaaaaggttttggattgaatttgaaattcaaaaacctAATGTTGATCATGCCTTAGTATGACCTAATAATGTATTCATTCTTCCTTCCAGGTTCAAAGTGATCACTACGAGGAGTTTTTTGCTCCAGAACTGGATAAACATGGCTATCTTggtttatataagagaaaaacgAATGAGGTTGTTTGAAAACTTCTTGCttcttttacatatatatatatacatatatatatataaacttgttCCTTTTGGTTAGCTTTTGAAGCTCTTTATATTATTGATCTTGTTGCAGGTTTACATTGGAAATACCAATACAATTGACGGTTGTGCAACATTTTTCCGGAGAGACAGATTTTCacatgttaaaaaatatgaggCGAGGAACTTTCTTGCTTTAATTGTAGCACTCCATGGTTCTTTGTCATTTTATTGAAGTTTTTGCTCGTGTGCAGGTTGAATTTAATAAGGCTGCACAGTCTTGGACTGATAGTCAATTGCCAAGTGCTCAGAAGAAAACTGCTTTAAACCGGTTGTTTAAGGTGGTTCagtgtaatttatatttttcctgGGTCTTGTTCCCAGATGTTGTGCAGTTTATGTTGGCCTGATAAATGCTCAtgtgagtttttatttatttatatatataggataatgTTGCTCTGATAATGGTTTTGGAAGCAAAATTCAGTAATCAGGGAGTTGATAATCCTGGAAAACGCCAGCTTCTTTGTGTGGtaggaatttttatttatttttgttaattctctctctctctctctctcactcacacagTGTTTTTCCTTTCGTCCTTCCCCACTTACTCTATACTAAAATTATTAGACATGGAACCCTTTTTTGTGCTATTTGCATATGGGTATGGCCTCCTGCTTTGTGTGCGATCAGGCAAGCTGCTTTCTGTGAGCAGTGGTTAGATGTTGAGGAGTGGCCATGAGCCAGCTTCAGTCCAGGCCCAAGTATTGGTCTTTCTCAGTTGTCATTAATGTATCTAGTCATTCCCTTATACATGCACTGTTGTGGcttctttctcattttattgaaTAGGTCATTATGTGAAGGTTGAGAATCGAGATATGATTCCTTGTCTTTTTCAATACTCCTGCTTGCCCTTGCACTGTGGCTTGTCATCGTATATTCTAACCacatttttttgtccttttggCTACAGGCAAATACACATGTAAATGTTCACCAAGATTTAAAGGATGTAAAGTTGTGGCAGGTAACAATTGTTTTATTTGGCATTTATATGTAAGCCTTATACTTGTTTCAATCATCAAAACCCATATTAATTTTGCTGACTGCTTGTTTGTCAACTTAGGTTCATACTCTTCTGAAAGGATTGGAGAAAATAGCTGCCAGTGCCGACATTCCAATGCTGGTTTGTGGGGACTTTAATTCAGCTCCTGGAAGGTCTGTCTattgatatgatattatttttgtttatttctttttacttattttgCTAAGCAGATATGCTCCAGCTGATGTAGGACTTTTAAGTAATATATCACAAGTATTGGTTTATGCAACGAGGCAGTGCTGTATTTTGTTGCAGTGCTCCTCATTCACTTCTTGCTATGGGGAAGGTGGATCCATTACATCCAGACTTGGCAGCAGATCCTCTTGGTATCTTGCGTCCAAACAGCAAGTTGGTGCATCAGTTGCCACTGGTAACGCATGTTTTCTTCTTGTACATGGTTTCCGATCCATACTCATTGTTGATGAACCTTTTCTACTCACTAGACTCCTGGTTAAAATGAAAAAGGTGGGAAAAAAGAGTGGGGGAGGAGGTTATGCTTTCTGGTTTAAGGCTGATGCTGGGTCTAATTGATGTGCATTTTCAGGTGAGTGCTTACTCATCCTTTGCAAGAATGGGGGTTGGTCTTAGTTTGGGACAGCAGAAAAGGAGATTGGACCCCACAACAAATGAACCCTTATTTACAAATTGCACTAGAGATTTTATTGGCACACTAGATTATATATTCTACACAGGTGAAATTgtgcaacaaatttttttaatctgttaatttatgatttttttaaaatcgcatttaaatgttaagatatcTGGGTTGTGGCTTCAGCGGACTCTTTGACGGTAGAATCTTTATTGGAGCTCTTGGATGAGGAGAGTTTGAGGAAGGACACTGCGCTTCCTTCTCCAGAGTGGTCGTCTGATCATATTGCACTCTTAGCTGAATTTCGCTGCATGCATAGAGGTAGACGTTGACACTTCAGGGTAAGCAATTGTTATACGTATATAATCTAATTCATTTGTTTGCTCATTTGCttgcaagatttttttttgtaagctGGTTGATGTGCTCTTAATACACAGATTTTATCGTTGTTAGTATTTGTATTGATAATTCATGTACataatctttgttttattttattagcaataaaaattttatttgaccTAAAAAGCACAAGTAAGCAGGCTCTGATGAATTATACTCTTTTCTCTATTAGTGATCCCTAGCATCTGATTATTTGTCACTTTGTCAAGCCTTTCGAGTCTGGTCTGTCTGAGGGAAACCAAGAAAACATTGTTGCTGTTTGGATAGATCAGATGTAGCACAAAACTTGCTTCCAACTACAATGGAGTAGTCTTATAAGGAAGATGCAGGCAATGAAAAAGACATTTACTGATCTACCCACATGGAAAACTACAATGGAGTAGTCTTATAAGGAAGATGCAGGCAATGAAAAAGACCCACCTCCCGTTGTTTCTCCTAGAAGAATATATTTCCTGAACTTAGACTACTTAGtggagaaaaaaggaagaaagagaactAGGAACCATGATCACATATTGctcaaaagttttcagaatGCCTGGAAAACTTTTCTGAACACAATTGTTTTAGTTGATACTTCTGTATTTTATATATCCCATAACTTCAGGGCATAAATTTTGCTTATCATAATAACAAAGATAACTTTAGGAAAGAAACTGATTACCAAGTGCAAATTACTATATCTACTTAGAGAGAAGAATTCTTTCTAGTTCTATGAGGCAAATCAACTTGCAAATGATGAAACCTCTAGTTTGTGGTGAGAAGGTCGAAGATTGTTTTGGCTCTAATACACAAATGATGTGCACGGTAGATTCTTGTTGCAAAGGTTCAAAACATTGCATACTCACAAATGATTAAGGTCCGGGGCGAATCA from Juglans regia cultivar Chandler chromosome 4, Walnut 2.0, whole genome shotgun sequence encodes:
- the LOC108982711 gene encoding carbon catabolite repressor protein 4 homolog 1-like; the encoded protein is MLSVLRVHLPSDIPIVGCELTPYVLLRRPDKTVTTDDVFDFAPLEGHFLRYMWYRIQSDKKVAVCSIHPSEQATLQCLGCVKAKIPVAKSYHCSPKCFSNAWQHHRVLHDRVASAVNENGNEEEELFGRFNSSGSAASLSGSASTPSLTNGSAPLYPAAVTQRSSGETWFEVGRNKRYTPTADDIGHVLKFECVVVDAETKLPVGHANTILTSRVIPAPSPSPRGLIPVNGADLMGNLDSDGRVSSSGTFTVLSYNILSDAYATNDIYSYCPSWALSWPYRRQNLLREIVGYRADIVCLQEVQSDHYEEFFAPELDKHGYLGLYKRKTNEVYIGNTNTIDGCATFFRRDRFSHVKKYEVEFNKAAQSWTDSQLPSAQKKTALNRLFKDNVALIMVLEAKFSNQGVDNPGKRQLLCVANTHVNVHQDLKDVKLWQVHTLLKGLEKIAASADIPMLVCGDFNSAPGSAPHSLLAMGKVDPLHPDLAADPLGILRPNSKLVHQLPLVSAYSSFARMGVGLSLGQQKRRLDPTTNEPLFTNCTRDFIGTLDYIFYTADSLTVESLLELLDEESLRKDTALPSPEWSSDHIALLAEFRCMHRGRR